In the Paenibacillus sp. FSL R7-0337 genome, CCTGCAGCCCGGTACTCCTCCTTGCGGCGGATGCCAAGCGCCCAGAAATGGGGCGGCTGCCACAGAAAGAGCATTGCGAACAGCAGCCAGGCTCCGAGATCGACTGTTCCTGTAACAGCCACATAGCCGATGACAGGAGGCATGGCCCCCGAGATCGCACCTACCGAGGTGCTCCAGGTAGAGGTTCTTTTGAGCCAAAGGGTGTACACTACAACATATACGAACATGCCGACGATGCCGAACAATCCGGCCAGTACGCCGCAGAATGCGAACAGCACTCCTAGCCCGGCAATGCCGAGTCCAATGGCATAGATAAGTACTGTTGTAGGCTTCAGCCTTCCTGTAGGCAGCCCGCGTTCCCGGGTCCGTTCCATCTTCATATCCAAATCGCGGTCAAAATAATTATTGAAGACACAGGCAGAAGCCATGACCAGCATGGTGCCGAGCAAAGTCAGAATCAGGCGTCCATACTGTACATCCCATCCTGATGCCACCCAGTAGCCTGCGAATGCCGCAATCAGATTGGAGCGGATAATGCCGGGCTTCGTAACGGTAATAAAGTCGCGCCAGCTTGCACCTTCCGGTGGAGACTTGGCAGACATTGATGCGGAATCAGAAGAAGCTTGATATCTCAATTGATTGTCCACGTATCGGGTTCCTCCTTCTAGGGAACTTCTAACACTCCGCTATTAACTTTATCATAGCAAACTGGGAAAGACTTTGACAATCATTGACCATGATGTTCATTAATTCGACAATTACGTGACGATATTTATTTCCCCGCCCTTAAATAACTTAGCCCAATAATGGGTAGTTATTAATAGAGAACTTCCGTACAAAGGAGATCTGACTAATGGATACTGCCACACATTTTGTTATGGGACTTGGACTTGCAGGTCTGTCCTTCGTCGATCCGCTCGTCGCTTCGAATGGAACGCTGGCCGGGGCGGTAATGGTAGCTACTGTACTGGCTTCTCAGGCACCGGATGCCGATACCGCCCTGCGTCTCAAGGATAACGCGGTATATATCCGCAATCACAGGGGAATCACTCATTCCTTGCCCTTTTTACTGCTGTGGCCGGCATTGATCACAGGGGTCATCGGGCCGTTGTTCGGCTTCACGGACCTGACCACCTTAAGCCATATCGCGCTCTGGAGCTTCATTGGCGTTGCCGTCCATGTATTCTCTGATCTGTTCAACACCTACGGGACTCAGGCTGCCCGCCCGTTCACCGAGAAATGGATCGCCTGGAACATCATTCATATCTTCGATCCGTTTATCTTCGGCAGCCATACAGCGGCGATTATTCTCTGGATCAGCGGAATGGTGCCGCCCGCTCCACTATTCATTACCTTGTACGCCTGCATTGTCTTGTATTACATCTGGCGGACCCTCGTTCATGCCCGCATTACACGCAGCATTATGAACAAGGATGTCCACCACCATGCAGGTGACCGTTATTATGTGATCCCCACCATTTCGCCAACGAGGTGGAATCTGGTCAAAGCCAAGCCGGACGGCAGCTATAATGTCGGGCTGCTGAACAGCGGACGGCTGGAATGGTTCAAGCATGCGGTGTGCTCCACTCACCCCGCGGTCGAGCATTCCAAATCCCATCCGGATATTCAGGCCTTCCTGTACTTCACCTCGTACGCTGTCGCGGAGGTGGAGGAGCTGCCCTCTGGTTATATTGTACGCTGGGGAGATGTCCGTTATTTACACCGTAAGCAATTCCCGTTCGTGGCCGTCCTGGTAATGGACCATGAGTATAAACCGCTGAATACTTATGTCGGCTGGTTAAGCAGCGAGAAGCTCGATGAACGCTTCGCCATTGACCCGGGAACAGTCAAGCTGTAGCATGATTAGCTAACGATTATTACCATTAGAGGGTTGCCCCGGAAGCCAGAAAGGAAATGGCTGCCCGGGGCAACCCTCTTGACGTCCGGGAGCGCATAAGGCACAATCAACAACAAGCGGAAACGGCATAAAGATAATGCACAGCATGAAACATTGTACATTCTTATATTTTAAAAGCGGTTACAGTTCAAAGCCTATATACGCTTACTTTACACTAAAATCCCGGCATGCAACGACGCACACCGGGATTCACTTGTACACTATTTGAAGCAGAAAGGAAGGCTGGAACATATGGGTAAAGGTCTGTCACTGTGGTTCGCCTGCTCTTCAATTCTACTCCTCACAGCAGCTTCCATCTCGATCAGCTATAACATTTGGCTTGCACTGCTGCTCGGCGCGCTGTGCGTGCTTAACATCGGCTGGGGCTTCATCGTCAAGGCCAGGCTGAGACGCAAGGCGGAGAGCAACCAGCCTACCCCTTAACTTAACGGGTAGGCAGGAAGCCCATCCGTTCCTTCACGCCCTCCAGGGTACGGGCAGCACTCACCCGTGCACTTTCGGCACCCTGAGCCAGAATATCACTGAGCATCCCTGAGCTGCGAATGTCCTGATATCTTTGCTGGATCGGCTCCAGCAGGGCTACGACCACTTCAGCCAGCTCTTTTTTGAAGCCGCCGTACATTTGGCCTTCATATTTGTCGGCAATCTGCTGCAGGCTCATTCCCGAGCATTCGGCATAGATGCTCATCAGATTGCTGATCTCCGGCTTAGCCGCCGGGTCGAAGATAACCTCACGGCCGGAATCCGTTGTGGCCCGGCTGATCTTTTTACGGATCACATCAGGCGGATCCAGGAGTCCGATTCTGCTGCCGGGGTTGGGATCGCTTTTGCTCATCTTCTTGGTGCCGTCATCCAGAGACATGATCCGCGCTCCGACCTCCGGAATGTAAGGCTCAGGGACGGTGAAGAAGTCACCGAACCGGTGATTGAAGCGCCCCGCAAGGTCACGTGTCAGCTCCAGATGCTGCTTCTGGTCTTCGCCTACCGGTACCAGATCGGCATTGTAGACCAGAATATCGGCGGCCATCAGCGACGGATAGACGAACAGACCTGCTCCCACCGATTCTTTGCCGGCGGACTTATCCTTGAACTGTGTCATCCGTTCCAGCTCACCCATGGCAGTGAGCGTAGTCAGAATCCAGCCCAGCTCGGCATGCTGCGG is a window encoding:
- a CDS encoding metal-dependent hydrolase; translated protein: MDTATHFVMGLGLAGLSFVDPLVASNGTLAGAVMVATVLASQAPDADTALRLKDNAVYIRNHRGITHSLPFLLLWPALITGVIGPLFGFTDLTTLSHIALWSFIGVAVHVFSDLFNTYGTQAARPFTEKWIAWNIIHIFDPFIFGSHTAAIILWISGMVPPAPLFITLYACIVLYYIWRTLVHARITRSIMNKDVHHHAGDRYYVIPTISPTRWNLVKAKPDGSYNVGLLNSGRLEWFKHAVCSTHPAVEHSKSHPDIQAFLYFTSYAVAEVEELPSGYIVRWGDVRYLHRKQFPFVAVLVMDHEYKPLNTYVGWLSSEKLDERFAIDPGTVKL
- the trpS gene encoding tryptophan--tRNA ligase gives rise to the protein MAKKVLSGIQPSGSLTLGNYIGAIKNFVKLQKEYECYFMVVDLHAITVAQDPAALRENSESVAALYLAAGIDPSIAHVYMQSHVPQHAELGWILTTLTAMGELERMTQFKDKSAGKESVGAGLFVYPSLMAADILVYNADLVPVGEDQKQHLELTRDLAGRFNHRFGDFFTVPEPYIPEVGARIMSLDDGTKKMSKSDPNPGSRIGLLDPPDVIRKKISRATTDSGREVIFDPAAKPEISNLMSIYAECSGMSLQQIADKYEGQMYGGFKKELAEVVVALLEPIQQRYQDIRSSGMLSDILAQGAESARVSAARTLEGVKERMGFLPTR
- the cyoE gene encoding heme o synthase gives rise to the protein MDNQLRYQASSDSASMSAKSPPEGASWRDFITVTKPGIIRSNLIAAFAGYWVASGWDVQYGRLILTLLGTMLVMASACVFNNYFDRDLDMKMERTRERGLPTGRLKPTTVLIYAIGLGIAGLGVLFAFCGVLAGLFGIVGMFVYVVVYTLWLKRTSTWSTSVGAISGAMPPVIGYVAVTGTVDLGAWLLFAMLFLWQPPHFWALGIRRKEEYRAAGFPLLPVVKGTRRTKFQMIPYVALLLPVPVLMYAYDYAGIYYLIVSLALSVGWLYLTLIGFKAKDDEIWAKKSFLFSINYLTLSLIALVLNTIHV